The segment CACACGCCGACTCGGCAGGCCCGGACCCGGTGGTCGTCTTCGAGTCCGGCACCGAGGGCTACGACACGTTCCGAATCCCCGCCATCACCCAAACCGACGACGGCACCCTGCTGGCGTTCGCCGAAGGACGGACGGACAGCGGCAGCGACCACGGAGACATCGACCTCGTCCTTCGCCGCTCCCACGACGACGGACGCACCTGGGGGGCACTCCAGGTCGTCGGCGACAACGGTCCCAACACGTTCGGTAACCCCGCTCCCGTCGTGGATCCCGCCTCTGGCGACATCGTGCTCCTCACGACGCACAACGCCGGTGAGGCCACCGAGGCCGAGATCATGCGCGGTGAAGTCACCGACGCCCAGACCCGACGCGTCCACCTGCAACGCAGCACCGACGACGGGGAGACCTGGTCGGAGCCGGAGGACATCACCGACGACGCGAAGCTGCCCGAGTGGCGGTGGTACGCCACCGGTCCGGGGCACGGCATCGCCCTGGAGGCGGAGCCGCACACGGGACGCCTCGTCATCCCCGCCAACCACTCGACCAGCCCCGACCCCGACACCGACGACACCGGCGCCGAGGACCACCACTACGGCTCCCACTCCCTCTACAGCGACGACGGCGGACGCACCTGGGACATCGGGGGTGTCGACACACCGATGGAGGGCGTCGTCAACCCCAACGAGAACACCGCGGTGGAACTCGCCAACGGTGACGTGTACTTCAACGTCCGGGACCAGAACGGTTCCAGCGACGGTGCCCGCGCCGCCACGATCAGCACCGACGGGGGCGCGTCGTTCGCCTCCCCCTTCGCGACCGTTCCCGACCTGGTGGCACCCCCGGTCCAGGGATCGGTCCTGCGCCTCAACGTCAACGCCAACGACCTGGTCGTCTTCTCCGCCCCCGGGGAGCCCGACGCGCGGCGCCGGCTGGCCCTGCGCGTCAGCTCCGACGACGCCCAGAGCTGGGAGGAGCGGGTGACCGTGTTCGACGGGCCCGTCGCCTACTCCGACCTCACCACAACCGGCGGTCAGCACCTCGGTGTGCTCTTCGAGAACGGCGACGAACGGTCCTACGAACGCATCACCTACACGGCCGTCC is part of the Spiractinospora alimapuensis genome and harbors:
- a CDS encoding sialidase family protein translates to MTVPPRRLAVASAFVVGLSLIHTPAAHADSAGPDPVVVFESGTEGYDTFRIPAITQTDDGTLLAFAEGRTDSGSDHGDIDLVLRRSHDDGRTWGALQVVGDNGPNTFGNPAPVVDPASGDIVLLTTHNAGEATEAEIMRGEVTDAQTRRVHLQRSTDDGETWSEPEDITDDAKLPEWRWYATGPGHGIALEAEPHTGRLVIPANHSTSPDPDTDDTGAEDHHYGSHSLYSDDGGRTWDIGGVDTPMEGVVNPNENTAVELANGDVYFNVRDQNGSSDGARAATISTDGGASFASPFATVPDLVAPPVQGSVLRLNVNANDLVVFSAPGEPDARRRLALRVSSDDAQSWEERVTVFDGPVAYSDLTTTGGQHLGVLFENGDERSYERITYTAVPFGQLRAPAN